One Pomacea canaliculata isolate SZHN2017 linkage group LG1, ASM307304v1, whole genome shotgun sequence genomic window, CTCAACAATCCATCAACTAAAACAACATTACTTTATCAATTGTTAGCAGATACAGGGTGCCCTTCTCAATGAAACCCACCTCCTTGCATGTATGTAGCAGACACAGCAAGCATGCTGCTGTCCACTGATTGCAGGTCTTGTGGCACACAGTTTCAGCTCAGATTTATTCGTTATTTAACAaggtattaaaaataatttgagaaAATTTCCAAAATGAATGCTGTCCAATACAAAATTTGGCATTGTGGGAAAAAATCATAATTTACaattaagaaaagtaaatattatacAGACAAGAATGCAAACTGCAATGCAGCAGTCCATGGCAAAAGAGGAATGTGGATGAATCATTTATGATTTCTGCTGGCAGAGATTTGCATTTGAtctgaagtgtgtgtgtgcgcgtgcatgagttgcgtgcacacatgcacagctGTATATGCATGGAGACTAGAGCTTGGTCTATGAATAGGCCCAGGTACGTGTTGTTTATGTCGCATGAGTCAGCCATTTCTGTTATTCTCCATCCTATAAACTGAATCTCCAAATGTAAAAACCATACCTCTTGCTCAGTCCTGGAAGCTGAGGATTTAACATAAGTGTTAAGACGAACAGGTCTAAATTCTTTCTTCACGCTACTTGGGCTGCCACTGGGTTTCCAGACAGAGGGGATGTTCTTCAAAGAGGTTTCTGGGGGCTTTGAGTGCTCTGGTATTGCTTCTTGTTTTCCACATCTGATTTGTGCGCCAAGGGACTGGCCCCTGGCGTCCACACACCTAAAAAGCCATCAGGAACAATAGAGTCTTTGTCAGTTACTAATGTACTAATCTGGTAAAGGAATGAATTGTCATAAATTAACCAGTAAAtatgtttgtgatatttgtaATTGAAAAGCTAGCCACACAGCTGTGGATGTCTCCTTTCTACCCTtacccttccttttttttacaaaatgagaatctgaagggagagaaaagaaagaattgacTAACCTGGTTTGACTGAAGGTGTGATGCTAGGACCCTTTATTCCGTTCACTTGGGGCTCTTGTGGTTTCTCTGGAGAAATAAATTCTCATTTGAATTTATGTCCTGAGAAAGTTTATTCTGCTCCTAAAGAAATGTGATTgtgtttttaacttttaaaagaaattataaacatattaaaTCCCCaattatgacaataaaaatgacCAGACATTCTTAATTCTGCATATAAATCATAGGCAGTGCAAAAGAAATGTGCGTCCACATTGTGTTGAGGTGCCTTTTGTGTCAATAATGATGCATCAGTGGAATGTGGTGTGAGGAAGGAACATGTAGTATTGACATGGAACAATGTTACCTTGGAGTGTCCTAGGCTCTAAAGATGCATTGCCCAAGGAATGGTCTGCTCCTTCtacaactgtaaacaaatagCACAGGGTACTAGTCAGATTAAAGGCCTTTAGCAGTCACCTAGAGCATTCAAAGGTGTTTATCAGATTTGTCATGCCATGCTGATGGGTCTCAAATGAGTCTTCCATAGTGGCAACACAGTACATGCTGATCAACATAAGAGTGATTCTTCAGGAGAGATGAGGTGCTATTTGTTACCAAAGTTGCTGTATAATTGAACATCAAGATTTAAGTCGCAAATATTATATCACACTCAGTGAACtagaaccccccccccctttgtaTTTTACCTTGTAAATTCTACAGAAAAGCCTCCCATAGTCTTCCCCTCAAAGAAACGGTGAGTTTTATGTGAAcataaaacagatataaaaatgcatgtactatgaatgCATTGAATGAATACTATATCTTGGCACAGCTGGTCTAGAACACAGTACGTTGTTTCCCCTGGGATGCATTATGACAACCTTGATAACTTCACCTCAGCCAAAGAAAGCTGCTTCAAGCTGCGAGCTTCAAATGCACAAGGAATTTACATGCTTACAACAACTGGAGTCTTAGAggtataaaaacaacaacaacaatataatCACTTTACTGTTTTTTCTAAATGAATAGTCACATGAAAACCATATCTCTTTGTTTCATCTAGTAAATCTTTTATCTACTGTCTTGTCAAAGAATACAGTCTTCCAAAGTTGAAAAAGGAGGCACATATACTCAGGCAAACAGCTGTGAATGTTTATGTTACTGAGAACATCTGCACTCTTTTAGTAACACAAGCATTGTTAATGTTTATCAATATACTTCCactttttttataaacaagcaaattatttcattttctttcaactgaaTGCCTCTTTAAAATGAATCCACAGGTCTATTTTACAATcctaaaaatgtaaatgcacaCATTGAATTTACAAAGGGGTGATGGTTATAAGATATGCATTGTATTAGTTTGTTCATGCAAGGCAAGGAAAATACTATTCTTGCACTGTTTGTGAAACAAATGGCACAAGGCCAAGCTGACCCTCCATGCTTCTTTAGGCTACAAGGCTCTGTTGGACAGTTTCAGCATTTCACTCCTTGGTAGTCagaatttttattacttttcccTGCTGACTGCAATACTGCATTCTCTTGTGGACCTCTTTGCCACTTCATTCTCCTTGCTCATGCTACCGTCCATGACATACTCTATTCATGCAAATATCAGCCAATCAAAGCAAAACCAAGCAACCTTCTCTATTACTAAGATCATCTCATGAACTTCTGCATCATTAGCTTCAAGATTTGGTAGCAGATGCAGAGTTATTCTGGGTTCAGACCAAAAAATAACAGGTTAGAAAAGAACTTGATGCAGAGATTTGGAGGACTCATCAATGTATGTAGTAGACAAAGCTCTATAATTTGTCAATGCTGTAGATTCAATAATTTGTCAGTACATGATCTAGACTCAATGTTTGTCAATAAATGATCCACACTCAGGGATGTGTCAATGCATGATGTAAAGGAGTGGTAGTCTACTAGTAGAAGTTTATGGCACAGCTTCCAACAAACCATCATCAATGCTCATCATGTGAAACTTAATTTTTGGGTTAGTCCAACGATACTGGGATAAGTATTAGAGACATTTGCCAACATGCATATGTGATTACAGAAGCAATTCTGAGTGTGATGAGACAAATGATTTTAGAATCTTGAAGGTTAAAATACAGAGGTTCCATGCTGACGCAGCTGCATATGAAGGCATCACTGACATTTCACTATACCTCGTTTTTCCCATGGCTGATCTTGCAATTCAAACTCTGCAATCTTCTCTCGAGCTGACCCAGCAGGTCTTTCTGGGACAAAACCTCTTCCAGATTCTTCATGTACTACCTTAACTGGAATCATCTTGGGCTCATTTCTGACTTCCATAGAAGTCTGGGATGCTGACAGTTTGGTGTCATCACTACGTGCTATGATGGTGTCCCGAGAATCTGAGCTGGAGACAGCATTGTCTGAGGGGGGAGAGTGACTGTCATCACCGCTAGGCTGGGATGGTCCAGGCAGATCAGTGTTGGCCCACAAAGGTTTGGAAAAGTCACGGAATTTTGCCTCTTTTTCCAGTTCTGGGAGGTCTATGGGCAGACGATGGTTGTTGGTGCGCAGTGGTTTGATGGTGGGCAAGGTGGAGTAGATGTGGTAGTCAAAGTCGTTGATGGGCTGGTCAGCATCCACAGTGAGAGGCTGAGTAGGGGGTACCTTTTCATGCAGTGATAAAGCTGCTGGTTTATGCTGCAATCCTGACAATGGCTTAGCTGGAAGTGTAGCATATGAGCCTACCCCGAAATTCTTCCCAGCAAGTGGTTGTTCTTGCAGACCACTCTGCCAGGGCGAAAAGCCAGAATCATGAGCAGGTCGCACATAGTATGAGTCTGCATGCTCGCTAGTGCTGCGCATACGCCGAGGCCGGTAGCCCTCGATGCTGGCGGTGTTAGTACCAGTCTGAACAATAATTGGCACTGTACGAGCCCCCTCATCAATGCTGAAACTCCTTGAAGGAGTGTATGGTACGATACCACCTGGCGAAGATTGAGCTGAGTAGGCTTGATGAGGCTCAAAAGTTCCAAATTGTGAATCacttacatttatttctgtgagttggaaaaaagagaaggaatgTAACTAGTCAGAAATGTCATTATTAAGCACCATCAACATTAGATATCTGGCACAGACAGAACAATGCACTTAGTTACTGATAAATATGCAATGCATGAATGATACAGCCTTAAGGTTTGTTTCAAACAAACCAATCAAACAATGCACAGCTTGTGAGAAGGGTACTGCCATGAGGAATCAAATGCTTTGTCAACATCTCAGCGCCAACCAAATTAAAACTTTAGCATGTTTGTTCAGTGTTGAACAAAATTTTTCGCTGCAACATGAAAAATCACAAACCAGCCACAAAACGTGTGTCAATTCTAACTGCACATActctaaaagcaaaaaaaaaaaaatcaagccaaaccataaaatcaaataatgcACACAAATTGTCACTAAtaattcaaaaataactttgccCCTTGAATCTCAGAATTACAAGTCACAAACGTTTTTTGTTATCACTTTACTCATGCGTTGAAAGGAACAGACATTTTCCTTAAGTGTCAAGTACACTTTGGTGCCTGCACCTAACTTAAGTCAATGTTGAAATAATCTTTCCACACCCACTATTTGACTGCATTAAGagcatattattatttaccaaACAAAGTTGCAGAAGTGCAAGAATTCTTTAATTTCTAATGGTACCATGATGACACTAATCTTCTGAGTGTAGAATAAAAGCTACATAATACATGTTTGGCAGACAGTTCTCCAGTTCTAATTTTCATATTCTGAGTACattaaacagcaaaaatgtgtTGACGAGAAAAAATTCAATTAAGAAGAAATaacaagggaaacaaaaaaTGGATATCAAGGGAAAATAGAAGAAGGATAACAAGAGAAACTTTTTGTTATCAGAACCATGTCTTTCCAGGGATCAGTGCCCTAAATAAATCTTGAAAGATCAGAATTGTCAGCAAATTGACTGAATGCTGCAAAGTATACAGATCAGAGCATCACATTCTCTGCAACAGGGTCTACAAAATCATCTCATaacctttttttcaaaccagTTTTGAGTTAACACTGATTAGTTCATGCTGAAATGTTCTCATTCCAAGGTATGAAACAATGAACATTTCTACAATCAGAAAAGCAACTATAATGCtaagaaaatatctttgtcatgcatgaagtaataataatgttccTTTCCTGCACAAACgttttgatgaaaatattcCTTGTCGCCAAAGTTTTCTTACAGCACATCATGCAGCTCCACAGATGCGGCTACAACCAGATTATGAAGACGCTAAAACGTTAGAACTCAATGGTGTGTCTGTCTTGGCATATTCCAGTAAGGGAGGGTAACTCAGCATGCACATGCAGACATGCAGGCATTATCTACCTTGCACATCAGCTCCCAGCTGGGCCAGCTTCTCCTGCTGGCGCCGGAAGAGGTTCATGCCTTTTGATTTTGAATCACCTCTGCCCACGCTAGAAGCTCGTGGGACACTCTGACTTTGGCTTTCACTCATACCCTGCCCCTCATACCTCGAAACAGGCTGGGGTTTGAACAAAGGCAATGCCTTAGTGGTGTTGTGAGTCATCAGCTTTGGAGAAGCTGGAGGCAAGATGGGTCGTTTTGACCACATGGGAGGTGATGGTGATGCCTGTGTATGAAGTTCCTGCTCACTCCAATTTGTGTCTGATGAACATTGGTACAGGTAACAAGGGTTAATTTCCAATTAAGTCGTAAAGTCTGGGGGCCAATCAATCTATATTATAATGCATGACGGTTATGCACATAAATATGGtcttattagaaatatttaaaaaatcaaaatatacataaagcTCTCAGCAAAATTAGATAACAGCCAATATTGTTATAATGCTGCAAACCACAACATACCAGTGCATTGTTCTAATGCTGATGTAGTAGCTATTTCAGAACACATATTTATGTCACTTGAAACCCTTTAACTGAAGATAATGAAATGTTAGAGCTGCGATTGCTAGTTACATTTTACCAATCtatcaaataattaaaatattaatttactaaaaaaattcttacaaattttatgctattaaaaatgataaatcacAGCTGAACAGCTTACGCAAGATTCATCTTAGATTTCAGAACATCAAGAAACCCAGATACAGTATCTACAAATGAATGGTCTTGATGGGCTTGATTAGATCATGACAATTTAACAAGTGAAACATATCTATGATATGGGGAAATGTGCACACCCTGTCACATTTATTATCATGGATTCATCTACAGTATTATTACCACTAccacacaaaattattttaatggatCAATACATTTAAAGCAGAAGCTATAAGCATAGCCATTTATCAGATAGGCACTTTATGCAATCATCCCACAAGGCTCTTGCAAAGAAATATATAGTGTGTTGTTTTCATAATCTAACACGCATTATTATCTGCCTGTGGTAAGAGATTGGTATTGTTGCTTGCATATATGAATATCAGACAATGACCTGTTGCACGGGAAATATTGTCAGTCAAATGTTGCCTTAATAGTTATGCAAGCCAAGTGCTGAAAGCCCAGAACTACCCTACCTAAATTAGGCTCATCCATGAAGTGATGTGATGATTGAGGAAAATCACCTGGAATTGATTGGAGCATCAGTAAACAGAGTTACAGAAATATATCATTACCCTAACTGAAAATTCATGCCcgttaaaaacatttaatgataTTACATGCTAAAACTGATATGCTATCAtttgttaaaagtaaacaagacaCTGTTACTGCATGTatcatcacaacaacaaatattattCATGCCCGTTAATATGCttaatggtatttttttttaaaatcaacagtTAAATCTGTTCAAAACTAAATACTAGTGTGATTTTAAAAGCCAAACACACAACAGACATGTAGCACAGCTATGTTTATGGGTTAGCTATGAATTCTGATCACAAACAACATTTAACATCGATAGTTGAGACATGGAGAACAGAGAGAAGCTAAAGACGGTCTGCAGCATTAAAGGCTTTGGGGTCAGCTGTCTCAAAACCAAAATTGCTCTTTAGATGGTAAAGACTGCATGCAGTAGCCTTCACCAAACTGAAGCCCATTGGGAACAGCAAAAGTTTTCTCCCCTCTAAAATCAAGCTAGTGCACTTCCTGCTCGTGATCTCTAGagacatatagatgaggcctctagagattgctcccaactccaggtgaccttgtaaatatatattcttaaccatcaccttgtaaatatccacccttctttatatttactccttttttccttatataatgcttaattactttatttatgtagctaatttccttccctgtaaagggcgagggctaaatggaaaaaagtgctctgttgcttattttacccctcgtaaataaagaattgtcattgtcattgtcgtctccatcatatatatatatcatacatgTATCTGGTTTGGACCCAGCAGCAGACTTGCAAAAGAGAATGTCAGCCAGTGATAATAGATGTCAGAGTATCTTACAAAGACCACATTGCCATTAAGACAGTATGAAGGCAAGTTATCAAGGATTATGATGCCCGCAgtagaaaaatgcaaaactgtGGTTGTagaccaagaaaaacaaagtgtgtTTTGGTGGGTTAGTTGTATGTCAACAATTACTTTATGGTTGGAAAGCATAATTGATAGTATCGTGCCATAcagaacacaagaaaaaacatatattaataacaataaaagaatggATCAAAGTTGCACTAAAGTATGCAGCTGGGAGCCtgaatgcatttattttctttatcatgcATGTAAACCCTGACAGCGTGCAGTTATTTGTTAACTATTACTAAATTACAGTCATTTAGACTATGTCATCAAAGAAAACTCAATTATTTAGCAATATCTGAAAAGCAGCAATGACACTGAAAGTTCTAGTTGCCTTAACAGAAGATAGGAATAACACCTCCAAGCAGAGATCATGCTAAGTGTGCATAGTATAACTGGCATCTTCTAGCACTGAAAAAACACCACCATAAGCAGTCTACCCAGGCTTGGCTATTTTCTTGGCAGCAACCTTTGTCTGTTGAACTTTGTAGGTCTCTGCCAGCAACTTTTACTGATGGCTGCTCTGTTTAGTATGTGCTCAGGTCTGAATGCTGAGGGAAGTAAAATAAGccatctcaaaaaaaaaattgtttttagttttaactCAAAAAGAAGCATACTGTTTTTGCTGCTTAGAGTGGGACAAGGAGTAAGGGAGGATCACCTGTGGACATGCCAATCAAACAACAGGAAGGCTACTTAAGCAAGGTGACCGCCTTGTGGTATTTGTCATGGTCTGCATGCCCTATAAGGACCTCCTCATGTGGACCTACACTGTCAGATATGTCACTGTGTCCATTTTTATATAACTGTCATGTAATAACAATGGCAGAtctatatagcacatttcccacTAGATTCCATGCACACCGTGCAAATTAGAAACAAATAACACCTaaacacaaattcaaaataCCAATGTAACATTTGCCAAACATAGTTACATACATTTGACAATGTTTGTTTAATAAGAAGGCCCTTCAGAACTGCGCAATAAGCATGCCTTCTCACCTGACCCAGCATAGGCATGCGGCACAGTTGGGGGCAGTGACGGAACCTTTATAATTCTTGCAAGTCTCCGACTGCCTTGTGATGTGCAGACGAAATCTGCCAAGATGGCGTACACACAACAGATAAGCTGTAAGCTGCCTCCTAAACCTACTCTTTCACTAAGTTTCGTTAGTCTCACAAAACACACTGTGTAAACAAAGCTGTTCTGGCAAACACTCCATTCGCTGTGGATGCTGCTGAGCCAACCTACAGATGGTTACTTAAAAGCTCATCATGCACTGCTTCTATTATTGCTAGACTAGGGGCTGGGCATCTCCTGGTGTTTAGACCACTTCGAATGATGTATGTTTTACGAACTCCGAAATCGAACAATGTAATGTCAATTCAACATGTTCCTCTGTGAGTACATAACCAGCAAACTCTACCAGTTCTTGTCTCCATGATAATGTCTGATAATATGTTCCCATGGTCTGTTGATACTCTCATAAAATGAGCTATGTAAGGCTATGTAAGACAAATATGTGGTAACTAggactgacaaaaataaaaatgcttcaCAGTTTGTTAATGCAATTTTGGTTGACCATTTCTCTGCTTCCTCTCTAGCTAGCCCTCTTCCTATGCTTTAACTCTGTGCATAGTAAAGATAATCAACTCTATGCATATGAAAGATGTTTAAGCCTGTGCATATTCAAGATATTTAAGCAAAAAACAAGGAATTcccataaaacataaataaaaaagaaaataaaaacaagtagaaaaacaattttctcaatTAAAACAGCCCATGTGTCTACAAATTTACAATGAACACTTCTTAGCAGGAAGAATGGGGACATAATCCACAGTGCTAGTCTGTATGACCAAGTGTAAGCAGAAGCCATTATAGTAGTATTATGACAAGGAACCTTAGCATGTCATTTCTCTTCCATATTTACTATATAGCACTTTTACAATATAGTGattttactgttcttttttatGGTTATAAAAGGTAATGTTTCAAAGTATCAATTTTGTTTATGCAGATTACAATTGGAATTATAATTTAGCTCTTATGTTGTTACATGGACGTGCTGCAAAACGTACACTTTTGTATGCGGACAAACATatgtgcagacacacacatctTTCCAAATATACTATTCTTCTGATGGTAATACAACTAAATTAAAACTATGTAATGCCGGCATTACTGATAACAGTAAATCACAAAAGAATACAAGTTTTTAGAAGAGTGTAATTTTTGCTCAATCTCTGCCCACACTGAGAAAAGGTGACACAAAACATGTACAAACTTGTAACAAGTATTCACGACAACCAGTTGCGTGTCATCATACAGCGATTAGAATTCAGCTTCCAGAAATCCAGGTGTCGATAATCCGGCACAAAGTGTAAAGAATCGGTGACCTTTGAAAACCATGTTGTCGATCTTTTGTTTACAGGGGACCAGGCAGATCAGATCAGTGGCCTCGAGGGCAGAAGTGCGCCTGAGCCATGCCACTGTTGCCTGTGAGCTGGCTAGGGAACGGGGCGAGGTTGAAGGCGAGGTTCACTCTGTGACTTATCTTGGGCCGTGTAGCCGCTGACGATTAGCCGCCACTCCACATGCACACTTCACTGTGGGACACCATAGCCACCTGCCTACACCGGTGCAAGCATGCAGTCCTGTTCACGTGAACACTCACAGCAATTCTGTCAGTTTCCTGTcagatttgtcttttttcttttttctttcgtcttctCTGCTCGTGAACAGCTGTTTCTCTCTATATTATTAATCCGCGGAGTACAAAAGTGACCGTGAATCTCACCGCGAGGGATGTTATCGACGCCATACGATTCTGACAGTGACTGGATTAACAACACTGTAAGCGCTGATCACACAGCACACCTAGAAACTGCTGAAACTGTGAATTCCAGGCACCAAAGCCTTCACCATCTGCACTGTTGCTATAGTATGAACATGAATCAGGCGACTACCTCTATGCAGCGTGTGCAATACACTAATTGCTGGCTGGAGGCGGCCTTGCAGCTAATTAAAGGCAAATTGCCCACTCGTCACGTGGCCTGGAAACAACGTCTCTTCCTCCTATTTTCTCGCCTTCTTAGGTACTATTAGCATGCCACTGGTAGGGGTGGGAAGATAACACGGATAAAGCACGGGTAAAGTAGGCTTGACTGTGGACAGGAGTACGGAAGGTAAACGGAACCCAAATATGATTTGAAAGGCAGACGGAGAGAAAGTACATGAAATGGTACGAGAAATAACTTCAAgccagcctcttcttccttttcccaCAACCCCACTTTTTTTCCCGTTTGAAGAGGTGAGCAACGACATGCAAACAAATACCTGAGAAGTCAGGTCCCACTTTACGCCGATGACTCTAACATCACATGCCACAGTGCCAGGAGCGCGCCCTGCAAGTGTCACGAGCGGGGACTACGGCCGTACCCCGTTGCCACCCAATGCTACGACAGAAAGTGTGCTCGTTGTAAGTCCACCCCTCTATTGGGTGATACGAGTGCCTTGTAGAGAGTGCTCGCTCTGTGTCTACCCCTCGCTGTAACGGCTGGTTGTAGCTTCAAAGTGCTGATGAAATAATCTACTAAATGAGTTATCTTCACTCGCCTTCACAAGGACACATTGCCGATAAGTGGGTCACTTGAAAAGTGGCATGTGTATTGCCGCCACACTAGCAACAACCCTGGTAGAGATTAAGGTTAATAAAGACCGACTATATGACTTGTACGGATGTAAGATCTATATTCTATAAGGACCGGATATATGGCCTGTAAACATGTAATGGCTACATAATTTGCATAGATACTATTCTATGATCTTCACATAGCTACTAGCTTATATCTCAGCACTTCACCAAATTTCCTCGCCTCCTAGAAAAAGCTGAACAGCTTTTATCGTgcattcaattttctttttttttaaatatttcttagagTGATTAAGTTTCCGAGTGGCAGTGGCCATTGTTTTCAATGTCTGTTAAATGTAAATTCCAACAATAAAGTGCAGTGGCTGTCACCGAACACCTTGTGCTGTCACTATTAAGGTTGTTTAAGCAGTATAAGCGTTAAGCTGACACTATATACATGTGTGCGCACTAAAAATATCTTACGTTCACCGACGTCTAAAACGTCTCTCTCAGTAACATGCACTGCGAAAAGTCCCCATAGGTCCGAATACGGTTAGACCAGTTGGTGACGAGCAGCTCCGACAGTCTGCAAAG contains:
- the LOC112562770 gene encoding uncharacterized protein LOC112562770 isoform X4 is translated as MKGLRKGDIISAINKQKTQGLNYADVQLLIKNSQEQLQLEITREEKSPSIHVNGDIPDRSPTESRSISTGDSNAQLNAADTFDTRFSTITSTAANSFPSSTALTGSSTAMATTYRPPKKDTNWSEQELHTQASPSPPMWSKRPILPPASPKLMTHNTTKALPLFKPQPVSRYEGQGMSESQSQSVPRASSVGRGDSKSKGMNLFRRQQEKLAQLGADVQEINVSDSQFGTFEPHQAYSAQSSPGGIVPYTPSRSFSIDEGARTVPIIVQTGTNTASIEGYRPRRMRSTSEHADSYYVRPAHDSGFSPWQSGLQEQPLAGKNFGVGSYATLPAKPLSGLQHKPAALSLHEKVPPTQPLTVDADQPINDFDYHIYSTLPTIKPLRTNNHRLPIDLPELEKEAKFRDFSKPLWANTDLPGPSQPSGDDSHSPPSDNAVSSSDSRDTIIARSDDTKLSASQTSMEVRNEPKMIPVKVVHEESGRGFVPERPAGSAREKIAEFELQDQPWEKRVVEGADHSLGNASLEPRTLQEKPQEPQVNGIKGPSITPSVKPGVWTPGASPLAHKSDVENKKQYQSTQSPQKPL
- the LOC112562770 gene encoding uncharacterized protein LOC112562770 isoform X2 encodes the protein MKGLRKGDIISAINKQKTQGLNYADVQLLIKNSQEQLQLEITREEKSPSIHVNGDIPDRSPTESRSISTGDSNAQLNAADTFDTRFSTITSTAANSFPSSTALTGSSTAMATTYRPPKKDFVCTSQGSRRLARIIKVPSLPPTVPHAYAGSDTNWSEQELHTQASPSPPMWSKRPILPPASPKLMTHNTTKALPLFKPQPVSRYEGQGMSESQSQSVPRASSVGRGDSKSKGMNLFRRQQEKLAQLGADVQEINVSDSQFGTFEPHQAYSAQSSPGGIVPYTPSRSFSIDEGARTVPIIVQTGTNTASIEGYRPRRMRSTSEHADSYYVRPAHDSGFSPWQSGLQEQPLAGKNFGVGSYATLPAKPLSGLQHKPAALSLHEKVPPTQPLTVDADQPINDFDYHIYSTLPTIKPLRTNNHRLPIDLPELEKEAKFRDFSKPLWANTDLPGPSQPSGDDSHSPPSDNAVSSSDSRDTIIARSDDTKLSASQTSMEVRNEPKMIPVKVVHEESGRGFVPERPAGSAREKIAEFELQDQPWEKRVVEGADHSLGNASLEPRTLQEKPQEPQVNGIKGPSITPSVKPGVWTPGASPLAHKSDVENKKQYQSTQSPQKPL